From the genome of Ignavibacteriales bacterium, one region includes:
- a CDS encoding LytR C-terminal domain-containing protein codes for MQEKENKDKSISINSGSEKNTNLFFIIASAILTLFAVFLLYSVLDKTGLIASKDNQNTKPQNVQQLIQVEVLNGCGVTGVGDGLTNILRAKGIDVVKTGNYRSFDIDNTFIIDRLGKTETANRVADSLNLDKRFIITEKNASYFLDLTIVIGKDYKNYFQKSGS; via the coding sequence TTGCAGGAAAAAGAGAATAAAGATAAAAGCATTTCAATAAATTCAGGCTCAGAAAAAAATACAAACCTTTTCTTTATAATTGCATCAGCAATCCTAACTTTGTTTGCAGTTTTCTTATTATACTCAGTTTTGGATAAAACAGGGCTAATTGCTTCAAAAGATAACCAAAATACAAAACCGCAGAATGTTCAACAGTTAATTCAAGTTGAAGTCTTAAACGGCTGCGGTGTAACGGGAGTTGGAGATGGCTTAACAAATATTCTTAGAGCCAAGGGCATTGATGTTGTTAAGACGGGTAATTATAGATCATTTGATATCGATAATACGTTTATAATTGATCGACTAGGAAAAACTGAAACTGCAAACCGAGTTGCAGATTCTTTAAATCTTGATAAGAGGTTTATTATTACTGAAAAAAATGCAAGCTATTTCTTAGATCTTACTATTGTAATTGGAAAAGACTATAAAAATTATTTTCAAAAAAGCGGGAGCTAA